One Romboutsia sp. 13368 genomic window carries:
- a CDS encoding YkgJ family cysteine cluster protein, with the protein MTSIKKDQVLNCIKYSNENKLFDKLNNVYKMLPSGDCSGCGNCCMESVGTNLIEFINIFNYLESKPELKKKCLSKIIDYYFLEYIEKKPCPFKDDDNRCMIYEVRPLNCRLFGHWKKEDYNKNLNNVTERNIEYQGLIKSKYGFDISDKVVNFKIKYCESFIPEERYLNKSERLEFADNLMILDSNIYSKGIIDIEFKDRGVVEYFIENLLHEDTAYNIKIRVSKDEKVRNRAINRLKRILL; encoded by the coding sequence ATGACTAGTATAAAAAAGGATCAAGTTTTAAATTGCATAAAATATTCAAATGAAAATAAGTTATTTGATAAATTAAATAATGTTTATAAAATGTTACCAAGTGGAGACTGTAGTGGATGCGGAAACTGTTGTATGGAGTCTGTTGGAACTAATTTGATTGAATTTATAAATATATTTAATTATTTAGAATCTAAACCTGAACTAAAAAAGAAGTGTTTAAGTAAGATAATTGATTATTACTTCTTAGAATATATAGAAAAGAAACCATGTCCATTTAAAGATGATGATAATAGATGTATGATATATGAGGTTAGGCCATTAAATTGTAGATTATTTGGTCATTGGAAAAAAGAAGATTATAATAAAAATTTAAATAATGTAACTGAGAGAAATATAGAATATCAAGGTTTAATAAAATCTAAATATGGATTTGATATTAGCGATAAAGTAGTAAATTTTAAAATAAAATATTGCGAAAGCTTTATACCAGAAGAAAGATATTTAAATAAAAGTGAGCGATTAGAGTTTGCAGATAATTTGATGATATTAGATTCAAATATATACTCTAAGGGAATTATAGATATAGAGTTCAAGGATAGAGGAGTCGTTGAGTACTTTATAGAAAACTTATTACATGAAGATACTGCATATAATATAAAAATAAGAGTATCTAAAGATGAAAAAGTTAGAAATAGAGCGATTAACAGATTGAAAAGAATATTATTATAA